A region of the Campylobacter cuniculorum DSM 23162 = LMG 24588 genome:
TTAGCCAAAAGAAATTTCCTTCAAAATTATGAAAGATTATTTCCCAGACATAAAGGGGCAAGTAAAAGTGAGATACAAAATTATTATAGAGTAAAAAAATCTTTACAGCTTTCACAAAAAGAAGCAGAAAAAACTTTAAAAAATTATAGTGAGAATTTCTATAAGGATTTGTTTTATGAGAATACAAATCTTTTTGTTTTACAAAAACAATACAAAAGCCTTGATGAAAATCTTTACCGCTTAAAGAGTGCGGATTTTTTTCTCAAAGAAAAGGCTGAACCCTTTATACAACTTTTACAAAAAAACAAAGCATTCATTAAAGAATGCAGTGAAAAAAGATTTGCAAAAATAGAAAAAGCTGTCTTAGAAAAGAATTTTGGTAAAAATCAATTCTTATTAAAAGAATACACTTTTGCCTGTGAGTTTTTACAGAAAGAAAATAAGATGAAAAAGACTTTTACTGATAAAAAATTTCCTTCAAAATCTTATGAAAAAACACAAGAAAGATATAAAAATTCTACTCAAACACAGCATCAAAGTCTTAGGCTTTAATGCTGGGGGATTTGATTTAAAAAGAAGTTAAAATTTTAAACAAAATTGATTTTATCCTTAGTTAAAATTATAAAATTTTTCAAATTTTTAAGATGATTTTTATTAAATTTTAAATGTAGTTTAATATGTATATATTATAATGAAAAATAAAATTGATTAAGCTAAGTTGTGTTTAAAAAGGAGATAAAATGACAGAGGAAAAAGCAAGAGAAATCTTTCAAAAAGTGATGAAAGAAAAAAGACAAGTCCATGATCTATCTTCCGATAATGAGATATTAGATGATGAGAATTTGCATAATGGTATTAGTAAAAATGTGGCTGATTTTTTAAAACTCTATAATGAAAATAGCGAAGAAGCCTTTAAAGAATTTAAAGCTATGATAGATGAAGCAGAGGAATTATTTAAAGACATTATAGAACCTAGTGAGGAAGATATACAATGGGCTTTAAAGGCTTTAGAAGAAAAAGGACTTTAAATGTTATTAAATGTTATGATTGAAAAAAGGGAAGCAAAATGACAAGATTAGAGGCTTTTATGGATGGTTTTATGGGTCAAGCTGTTCAAATTGATACCCCTGATTTATGGGAATTAAGTGTGGCAATAAAAGAAAAACAAAACATATTAGAAAAAAAGAATAGAGCTATGGTAAAAAAAGAATTTAAAGATATAATCAATCCTACAGAAAATAAAGGAAAAATACAAAATCGATTGAAAAAAAAAGAATAAATATAAAGGAAAATTTTTTGTAAATTTTAGGTTAAAAAGGATTTAAATGTTGTTAAATGTTATTATTGAAAAAGATAAACATGGATATTTTGCTCGTATTTTAGAGCTTGAGGGCTGTGTTTCACAGGGCAATACTTATGAAGAGGCTTTAAATAACATAAAAGAAGCAGGAGAGCTTTATTTAGAAAGCCTTGAAAATGAAGAAAAAAGAATGATTGAAAATAAAACAACCTCAATCGTTCCTATGGTTTTAGCTAATGCCTGAATTACCCAGAATAACCGCAAAAGAAGCAGAAAAGCTCTTATTGCAAAATGGCTTTTTACTTGAGAGACAAAAGGGCAGTCATAGAATCTATAAAAAATATTCTCATAGAATGGTTATTCCACATCATAGTGGAGAAATTTTACATCCAAAAATTATAAAAGAACTTTTTGAAATGATTGAAAAAACAAAAGATGATTAATAAGAAGAGGGAATGAATAAGAAAAGGATACAAAATGAAAGCACAAAAAATAGCTAATGCTTTTTTAAATAAAGTGCCTATAGAAGCTGTAGAAAATGGAGAAGGCTTACACAAGATCAAATTACAAAAGCTTTTATTCTTCGCACAAGAGGAATATCTCTTTAGATATGAAGAACCTTTATTTGAAGAGAAAATAGAAGCGTGGCAACATGGACCTGTTGTTAGGGAAATTTGGAATGAATATGCTAATTTACCCTATTATATTATAAAAAATATTCCTCAAAAAGAGAACATTCCTCAAAAAGCACAAGAAGTTATCGATTTTATATGGTTAAAATATGGAGAAAAAGACTCTTGGTATCTTAGCAATTTAACATATTCTTATCAAATTTGGGAAGACAAAAGAAAACCTGAATATTTAGGCAGAGGAGAACTGACTTGTAAAGAAATTTTAGAATACAAAAAAGAATGTGAGAGAAATAAGGCAGAAGCAAGAAAATATATTGATAATATTGCAAAAGAATTTCTATGTTGAGCCTTTTTAAAAAACATGAGCTTGATGCAATTAACGAGGCTTTAAATAGAAGCATAGAAAAGGCTCATCAAGCTTTTAAATGTGAATGTGAGAAATTATGTCTTTGCACTTGTCTTTTTGGGAATTATTTTTCAAATAAACTCACTAAAGCATTATCTTATAATAAAATTTGTGAGATTTTATGGATAAAAATAAAAGAAGAATTTGATTATGAAATAAAAGATAATTTATTGTCAATTGTTTTAAATAATTCCTCTATTGATAGAGAGCTTTTTGAAAAACTCAAAAACATTTATTGTAAGTAAAAACAATTTTAAAATCATAAAAAAGAAAATAAAAGAGAATATTATAAAATAAATACCCCCGCTCTAAGTCGGGGAGGTTACTTAACTAAAAGTAAGCCATTCTTCAGCCAAGTTTTACACTTAGGAAGTCAAACAAGATAATTCTAACCAAACTATCTTAAAAATTTCATAAATATCGTTTAAAAATTTAAGAAATTTTATAATCTAAAGGGAAGAAATAAAAACAACCCGCATGACTGCAAAATTTTGATAGCAAAATATATTTCACAAAGCAAAAAAAGAATAAGCATAATAAAAAAAGATACTCTAAGAAGCCCTTGCTTTGTTATTTCATCTTTTAAATCCTCTGTAAAATCTGCAGTTTTTGAAGTAACACCATGATGTAATGGTGGAGTCATTCCTCTTTGAATGATTTCTTGTTTTTCTTCCTTTTCTTTAAGGACTTTTTCTAAGATTTCTCTTACTCTTTCCTCTGTCATTTTATTCCTCCTTTTTTACAAATCCTTTTGAATTTTAGCAAGTGTAATGATAACAGCCAAACAAGCTCCTAAAAAGCATATTGTTGTGATAATTAAAGCAACCATCACCTAAATCCTAATCAAAAATTTTCATTCTAAAATATTCTGACAGACTCAAATGCCTTTGTTCAGCCTTAGCATTAAGTTCTTTAAGCTCTTCTTCTGTGCAATAAAAAGAATAAACCTTGTCTCTTTTTCCTTGCGTTTTTTTAGTCCTGCCCTTTGTCTTTTTCTCCACACTCATATCTTTAAAATGATTTTTTAAAACACTCATTTTTAATCCTTTTTTTATTATTTTAAAAACATTAATCAATTCTATTAAAAATATGATTAACAATCCTTTAAATCATTTATCATTATTTTTATACCATTGATTAATTTATGTTTTATGTTTTAAAAACATATGAAAACTTAAAACACCCTCATCATTGATAAATTTCACATAGCCTATCCTATAACTTAAATCCCTCATCAAGGTAATTTCATATTCCTCAAAACTCCTATCATCAGAAAAACTTTTATCTTTAATAAAAATTTTCTCCTGTTTCATCACTCGCATAAGTTTAATGAGCCTCTTAATCTTTGGTATATGATGAGCACAAATAAAATCAATCAATTTCTTATCTTTATTGATAAAACCCCTACGAAAATATGGGATAAAATCAACGCAAATAAAATCTTTATCGCAATGATTAAAACTTGCAAATCGTTTCATAAAATCCATATCTTACTCCTTAATCTTTATTATATTCCTCTAATAATTCCGCAAAAAACTCCTCAAAATCCTTTTTAGCTTTGCTATACCCTTGCATTTGTGTGATACCTAAGCCCTGCGTTGTTGCTACTCTAACCTTTTCTCTATCATAAAGCACACTTTCTAAAATTTTAATGTTTTTATCTTTAATCTTATGCCTAACAAGTTCTTTAAATTCCTTAAGCTTATGTTTCAAACAAGCATTTGTAAAGGCTCTATTCATCACAATAAAACAACGCGAATTCTCTCTGTGCAAATTCTCATAAAGCTTAATCATATTACTTAAAACAGCCAAGTCATATTGTGAGGGATAAGTAGGGATTAATACAAGATGTGCTTTACTTAGAGCCTCTCTCATTTCCTTAGAATCGCGTCCGCCTGTATCAATCACAACACTATCAAAGCCTTTAATGTTTTCATTAAGCTCATCATAATACTTAAAACATTGTTCTTTCTTTTCTGCCTTTCTTAGTTCAACCCATAACTTAGCACTCTTTTGTGCGTCTGTATCAATCAAAGCACATTTATCACCCTCATCGCTTAATTTACAAGCTAAATTAATGGCTAAACTTGTCTTTCCACTGCCGCCTTTCTCATTAACTACCGCAATAATCATTTTTCATCCTTTAAAAAATATCATTTAAATATTTTAATAACATATTATAATATTATTAAAAATATTTAAAAAACTTATAAAACAATGATTAATCATTTAATCATATATTATTAATCATTTTTAAACATTATAAAAAATGTTTAAAATCATTGTTTAATACTTAAGATAAAGTTTTTTTAATCTTTACCAAGCATTCTTCTTTCTCCTCTTTCATCAATTTTTCAATCATAGCTTTTCGCACCTTACTCTTATCCTTATGAAGTTTTATGAGTTTCTTTTCAAGTTCATTTTTAAAATTCTGCGTCTCTTTAATCTCCTCATTGATTTTTTCAATCATCTTTTGTAATTCTTGCAAAGTATAAGAAGAAAGATACCTGTATTTATTTTCATTCTTAGCTTTTAAATTCTTTGTTTCATCAAATTTTGTTTCATCAAATTCTTCAAATTCAATGTCAATGACTTTTTTCTCATTATTCTTTGTTTGAGCTTCTTCAAAATTAATCTCCTCCATAACTTCAATTTCCTTAGTTTTTTTACTATTTTTTAACATTTTTACTCCTTTAATCTATATTCACTTTTAAACTCATTCTTTAACGCCTAAAATCAAAGATTTTATTCCTCCCCCAAATTCTCCTCCTTAATATCAAAACAATAATCAATGAATTTCTCCTCCTTCCTTTCAAAATCCTTATAAAATTGCTCTTTCTTCTCCACAAAATCAAATAAGGCTTTAGCACATTTCTCCCAAGCTTGTTTTAAATCTCCTTTATGAAAATTAAAGATATTAAATTTTTTAATCACCCTTTCATAAGTCTTAATGTCCTCATCTTCTTCAAAATCATTAAAACAATCACTAAAACATTCTATGATTGAAAGTTCATAATCATAAAAACACACTCTTAAAAGTAAAGCTTCCGCACCCTCATACTCAATAACAATCAATCTTAAATCATCCAAACAACCTTTTATATTTCTTAAAAACATATCAAAGGCTATTTTTTTATTGTTCGGATGTTTTTTTGAATAATAAATCACCTCATTAATAACGCAAATTTTGTTTTTGCTCTCCCTATCCTTTATAAAACTCATTTTTTTACTCCTTTAAACAAACATTAGCTTTAAAAAAATTATTTGAAAAATAATTCTAAGTTTTGTATAAATATTTTTTAACCTCCTCATCTTTAAAGTCTTTTAATTCTTTAACAGAATAATCTAAATAAGTCGCTTTCATCCTCTCCCCCTTAATTAAAATAACACCTAATTAAAATCATTTCCAAATCCTCATTGATTTGCTCTATATAAAAACTTTCAGCATAAAACCAATTCCCCATCCCCTTACGCTCTAAATCTTCTAAGTCTAAATCTTTTAAATCCTCATTCACATCAATCTCTTTTTTACCCTCTTTATAAAACCCGCAAAGCTTATTAAAAAACTCCTCCCCTAAATCCTTTTTATAAAGAATTTGAGTATAATTGTGTATATCGTTATCCACAATAACATTAACCCTTAATTCTTGCTCATCAAAAACACCCTCATCGATAGCCTCCTCATACATCTTAATGTATAAATCCGCTTCGGGCGTATCACCTAAATTATAAATAACTCTATCCGCAAACAAATTATAAACATCATCAATGTGAAGTTTAACATTAATAAAATCTCTCATAGTTCTCTCCTCTTTTTTTTATATTATAATTATACTATAACATACATTAAAATAAGCTTAATACAAATAAAAAAACAAAAACTTTTTTCACCCCTCCAACCCCTCCAACCCCAACTTCCTTTCCCTTTTTTCAGGGGGCGTTGCGGGGTCTCCCCGCTCTCCCTAAAACAAAGACTTAAAACCTTTAAGGCTTTGTTTTCTTTGAGAGCTTTATAAGCTCGAAAAGGAACGAAATGAGATAAGAAACTGCAAGTTTCTAGCTCATTGAGCCCTATAAAAACACCTAAAAACATTTTTTAAAAATAAGCTTTAATTAATAAAATAAATTATATAAAATAATTATAAGATACAAAAAAAATAAAACTAAAAATAAAATAAATTATATAAAACAATTACAAAATACAAAAAAATAAAATTAAAATAAACAATAACAAATCCAAAAAAAAAAAAAAATAAAATATAAAATAACATAAGCTTTAATTAATAAAAAAAATGTATAATTACAAGTATGACAAAAGAAGAGTTTAAAACTAAATTAACAGAAGCTGGATTTGATTTTGAAATGTTTGTGAATCTTTTATGTTACAATAAAAATACACTTTATCATTGGCTTGAGGGAGTAAGTAAATTTCCCTCTTTTATAGAACCTCTATTAGATTTATTAATAGTTCTTAAACAAAAAAGTCTTTCAGAATCTTCAGAAACTAAAATAAACACTCCATATAAAGATTTTGAGCAAGAAATTGCATATTATAAAAAAGCTATTGCTTTGAAAAAGGAAAATGATAAATTAGAAAATAAATTTGAGAGATTAAAAGATAAAAAAATAAAAGATTTAATCAAACAAAATTCCAAAAATAGAAAGGAAAACAATGAAAAACCTTCCTAAAAATAAAAATATCTATATTTATGGTAAAAAAATTTATATTGATTATTTCAAAAAAGGGAAAAGGATTAGAAAATCTACAGGACTAAATTATTCCGCTCTAAGCTTTGCTTTTGTAAGAAATCATTATGATTTATTTTTAGAAGAAAACATAAAAGATTTACAAGAAAAATATTATGAATTAGAACAACAACAAAGAAATTCTTTCAAACAAAACCCATCCATACCAAATACTTTTGACCAAATCAGCCAAATCTTACTTAAAGAAAAATCTTTCTTAAAAGCAAATACAAATCATACTTATTCAAGTCTAAGAAAGACCATACTCTCTTTTTTAGAAAAACATAATATTTTCTATTTGGATGATTTTAAAAGAGAACACAGCTTTCTATTTTTAGAAAACCTCAAAGAACAAAATTTAAAGCCCAAAACCATTACCTCTCTTTGCTTTTTCTTAAAGAACATATTTGATTATGCTTTAGAAAATGAAGCTCTTATCAAAAATCCCTTTTTCATCCCTAAAATGAAACAAAGCCTTAATCTCCAAAAAACACATTTTAAAATCTTTAGCTTGAATGAAATGATACATCTTATCAAACATTCTCAAGGAGATTTAAGACTTTTTTTGATTTTAGCTTTTTTTACAGGTGCTCGAACAGGTGAGATTTTAGCCCTACAATATAAAGACCTTGATTTTCAAAAGAATGAAATCCATATCTTTAAAAGTCTTTCTGTTGCAGGTATCATTGATACCCCTAAGACTAAATCCTCTCAAAGAGTCATTGATATGTTAGAACTCATCAAAGAGGAATTATTACCACTCAAACAAAAACATTCTTTACAAGATTTTATCATTAAGAGTAAAAGAACTTCATTGATGAGACAATTTTATCGCTTATTAGAAAATTTAAATTATGAAAAAAGGAGATTGTATGATACAAGGCATTCATTTGCAAGTTTAATGCTCTCTCAAGGTGAAGAGCCTATGTGGGTTGGTTGTAAGATGTTAGGACATAAGGACTTGA
Encoded here:
- a CDS encoding type II toxin-antitoxin system HicB family antitoxin; this encodes MLLNVIIEKDKHGYFARILELEGCVSQGNTYEEALNNIKEAGELYLESLENEEKRMIENKTTSIVPMVLANA
- a CDS encoding type II toxin-antitoxin system HicA family toxin — translated: MPELPRITAKEAEKLLLQNGFLLERQKGSHRIYKKYSHRMVIPHHSGEILHPKIIKELFEMIEKTKDD
- a CDS encoding Panacea domain-containing protein, whose amino-acid sequence is MKAQKIANAFLNKVPIEAVENGEGLHKIKLQKLLFFAQEEYLFRYEEPLFEEKIEAWQHGPVVREIWNEYANLPYYIIKNIPQKENIPQKAQEVIDFIWLKYGEKDSWYLSNLTYSYQIWEDKRKPEYLGRGELTCKEILEYKKECERNKAEARKYIDNIAKEFLC
- a CDS encoding plasmid mobilization protein, whose translation is MSVLKNHFKDMSVEKKTKGRTKKTQGKRDKVYSFYCTEEELKELNAKAEQRHLSLSEYFRMKIFD
- a CDS encoding ParA family protein encodes the protein MIIAVVNEKGGSGKTSLAINLACKLSDEGDKCALIDTDAQKSAKLWVELRKAEKKEQCFKYYDELNENIKGFDSVVIDTGGRDSKEMREALSKAHLVLIPTYPSQYDLAVLSNMIKLYENLHRENSRCFIVMNRAFTNACLKHKLKEFKELVRHKIKDKNIKILESVLYDREKVRVATTQGLGITQMQGYSKAKKDFEEFFAELLEEYNKD
- a CDS encoding site-specific integrase; the encoded protein is MKNLPKNKNIYIYGKKIYIDYFKKGKRIRKSTGLNYSALSFAFVRNHYDLFLEENIKDLQEKYYELEQQQRNSFKQNPSIPNTFDQISQILLKEKSFLKANTNHTYSSLRKTILSFLEKHNIFYLDDFKREHSFLFLENLKEQNLKPKTITSLCFFLKNIFDYALENEALIKNPFFIPKMKQSLNLQKTHFKIFSLNEMIHLIKHSQGDLRLFLILAFFTGARTGEILALQYKDLDFQKNEIHIFKSLSVAGIIDTPKTKSSQRVIDMLELIKEELLPLKQKHSLQDFIIKSKRTSLMRQFYRLLENLNYEKRRLYDTRHSFASLMLSQGEEPMWVGCKMLGHKDLNETFRTYAKYLPKEVTHRATFLRGIKLT